The following DNA comes from Erigeron canadensis isolate Cc75 unplaced genomic scaffold, C_canadensis_v1 Conyza_canadensis_unscaffolded:263, whole genome shotgun sequence.
CTAAGCTTAATGCGCGAAAACAATAAGAAATTAGCTCAAGAAGTACTAAAAAAGGTGCTAACGGCAGTGGGACTCCTGCGGGTAATAAGAAGCTTAAAAAATGAAGCCCGTTTCTTTGAAATCCCACTATAGTAATGccaataaaaagagaaaatgagAGACCTAAAGTAATGAGAAAATGACTTGTAACTGTGAAGCTATAAGGTATCATACCCTGAAGattacaaaataacaaaaaagtaaaagtgACCAAGATGCAAGGGAAAAacttttgtttaacatttccggAAAGACCCCCTATTTGTTCATTTACCAGGTTCAGCACGAAATCATAAATAAGCTCTACCAAGGATTGCCAAGCATTTGGTACTAAGTTTCCTCCTCCTTTTTTAGTAACAAAATGAATCAGAAGTAGGACTAAACTGAGAGTTAGCAGCATAAACAAAGATGAATTTGTGAATGAGAAATACAAGTTTCCTATCTTCATAGGAATCAATGGGATAATGGAAAATTGCTCAAGTGGACTGGTGATCGTCGGAGGTGTCCCCCCTGCAATGTTGTTGAATTGTTCTAGGGCATAGTCATAGTTGTTGAATTGTTCTAGGGCATAGTCATAGTTATCACCGTTTAAATGTTCTATAATCTCACACGGTTTCCCCTCAAGAATTTGAACTGGTATCCCCTCAAGAATTTGAACTGGTTTCCCCTCAAGAATTTGAACTGGTATCCCCTCAAGAACTTGAACTGGTGGGTTCCCAATTTGAATTGGTATCCCCTCAAGAATTTGAACTGGTGGGTTCCCAATTTGAATTGGTATCCCCTCAAGAACTTctttaaagtaagtaaagggaTTATTAGGTATTTTCTCAACGCGAATACTCTGAAGACCGTAACTTAGAAAAGACATCAAAAAGAAAGCTTTCTTGTAGTTCCGCTTCTTGCTCTAAAAATTAGGAAAGACTTAAAGGAAATAGTAGGCTTGCTTGGTCCGACCAAGAAAGAAATGGGACTCTTTGGGCATTGCTTGAGATAAGTCAAGACTGACTATCTCTATATACGCAATATTTTGAAAGGCGAAGGGTTAGTACTTTTTCCTTCTCGTAGTTCTATTAGTACTTTTTCCTTCTCGTAGTTCTActtgttaattaaaaagagCTAGAACAACGGGGAAAGAGCTGGGAGTTCGGCTAAGGGAAGTGGGGAAGGGAATGAGGAAGGATAAGACGGAAGACGAGAAGCCGGCCAAGCAGTTGCTTTAAAAAGGCAAGCTGTAGGAGTATAGGTAGTTCATAGAGGTAGTTAAATACTCCATCTTCTCGTGGTTACTATTCGGTGAAGTAAGAGGATGCAGGAAAAGAAGAGATACAGGAAGCGGCTAAG
Coding sequences within:
- the LOC122584389 gene encoding ATP synthase subunit a — translated: MSFLSYGLQSIRVEKIPNNPFTYFKEVLEGIPIQIGNPPVQILEGIPIQIGNPPVQVLEGIPVQILEGKPVQILEGIPVQILEGKPCEIIEHLNGDNYDYALEQFNNYDYALEQFNNIAGGTPPTITSPLEQFSIIPLIPMKIGNLYFSFTNSSLFMLLTLSLVLLLIHFVTKKGGGNLVPNAWQSLVELIYDFVLNLVNEQIGGLSGNVKQKFFPCILVTFTFLLFCNLQGMIPYSFTVTSHFLITLGLSFSLFIGITIVGFQRNGLHFLSFLLPAGVPLPLAPFLVLLELISYCFRALSLGIRLFANMMAGHSLVKILSGFAWTMLCMNDILYFIGDLGPLFIVLALTGLELGVAILQAYVFTILICIYLNDAINLH